In Paralichthys olivaceus isolate ysfri-2021 chromosome 1, ASM2471397v2, whole genome shotgun sequence, the following are encoded in one genomic region:
- the LOC109624854 gene encoding putative gonadotropin-releasing hormone II receptor, whose product MNASSCCDHEITMYKQSNGFDLNATSDWTSVDPAQQLPTFSTAAKFRVIITFILCGVSTFCNSAVLWAANGHKRKSHVRVLIINLTAADLLVTFIVMPVDAVWNITVQWLAGDLTCRFLMFLKLQAMYSCAFVTVVISLDRQSAILKPLSISTARKRNRVMLTVAWIMSILFSIPQMFIFHNVTITYPANFTQCTTRGSFVTHWQETAYNMFTFSCLFLLPLVIMIICYTRIFIQISKRMMTKSLSSNEPHLRCSKNNIPKARMRTLKMSIVIVICFIACWTPYYLLGLWYWFFPDNLEGKVSHSLTHILFIFGLFNACLDPIIYGLFTIRFRKGLRGSHHKASAMLDKETTMVITDALNCTLPRNRGMITGQVSHFDQAEANPLTPAVRLCSVKEREDNRTTSALRA is encoded by the exons ATGAacgcctcctcctgctgtgatcATGAGATCACCATGTACAAGCAGAGCAACGGATTTGACCTCAATGCCACCAGTGACTGGACATCAGTGGACCCAGCGCAGCAGCTGCCTACCTTTTCTACAGCGGCCAAATTCAGAGTGATCATTACATTCATCCTGTGTGGCGTTTCCACTTTCTGCAATTCAGCTGTGCTGTGGGCAGCTAACGGCCACAAACGCAAATCCCACGTCAGGGTGCTGATAATCAACCTGACTGCAGCAGATCTCTTGGTTACCTTCATTGTGATGCCTGTGGACGCCGTGTGGAACATCACCGTGCAGTGGCTGGCTGGCGACCTGACCTGCAGATTCTTGATGTTCCTCAAGCTGCAGGCCATGTACTCCTGTGCCTTTGTCACAGTGGTGATTAGTCTGGACAGACAGTCCGCCATCCTTAAGCCTCTGTCCATTAGCACAGCCCGCAAAAGGAACAGAGTCATGTTGACGGTGGCATGGATTATGAGCATCTTATTTTCAATCCCTCAG ATGTTCATTTTCCACAATGTCACCATCACATATCCAGCCAACTTTACTCAGTGCACCACGAGGGGCAGCTTCGTCACTCACTGGCAGGAAACTGCCTACAACATGTTCACCTTCTCCTGTCTTTTCCTGCTGCCGCTGGTCATAATGATCATCTGCTACACCAGGATCTTCATCCAGATCTCCAAGAGGATGATGACAAAGAGCT TGTCCTCCAATGAGCCACATCTACGCTGTTCAAAGAACAACATCCCCAAAGCGCGAATGAGAACTCTGAAAATGAGCATCGTCATCGTGATCTGCTTCATCGCCTGCTGGACGCCGTACTACCTGCTGGGTCTGTGGTACTGGTTCTTCCCAGACAACCTGGAGGGGAAAgtgtctcactctctcacccACATTCTGTTCATCTTTGGCCTTTTCAACGCCTGCCTGGACCCCATCATATACGGTCTGTTCACCATACGCTTCCGCAAGGGGCTGAGAGGCAGCCACCACAAAGCTTCAGCAATGTTAGACAAGGAAACTACCATGGTGATAACAGATGCTTTGAACTGTACTTTGCCGCGTAACAGAGGGATGATCACTGGTCAGGTCAGCCACTTTGACCAGGCTGAGGCAAATCCACTGACTCCAGCTGTCCGACTGTGTTCAGTcaaggagagggaggacaatCGCACCACTTCAGCTCTGAGAGCATGA